A single Lactuca sativa cultivar Salinas chromosome 8, Lsat_Salinas_v11, whole genome shotgun sequence DNA region contains:
- the LOC111913191 gene encoding myosin-11, giving the protein MQKKQYNNDILAYWLSNASTLFLLLQRTLKPSGSASGIAPQSCRSSAALFGRVTSSFRGTPQGIKLPSFVDGDLSSGVEGGYTKVEAKHPTFHFKQQLTTYVEKTYGTIRDNLKKEISLLLRMCIQAPRISRASLAIGSSRMVSSSAQQTLIAHWQGIMKSLGSFLNVLKTNNVPLVLVRKVFSQIFSFVNVQLCNSLLLRRECCSFSNGEYVKAGLAELDHWCFNATDEYSGSAWDELHWLK; this is encoded by the exons ATGCAG AAAAAACAGTATAATAACGATATATTGGCATATTGGTTATCGAATGCCTCTACTCTATTTCTTCTTCTTCAGCGAACATTGAAACCAAGTGGGTCAGCATCTGGAATCGCCCCACAAAGTTGTCGATCATCAGCTGCTCTTTTTGGGAGGGTGACTTCT AGTTTCCGTGGGACCCCTCAAGGAATCAAACTTCCTTCGTTTGTGGATGGTGATTTGAGTAGTGGAGTTGAAGGTGGTTATACCAAAGTGGAAGCCAAGCATCCAACTTTTCATTTTAAGCAACAGTTAACAACATATGTTGAAAAGACATATGGAACAATTCGAGATAATTTGAAAAAAGAAATATCCCTGTTACTCAGGATGTGTATTCAA GCACCGAGAATTTCGAGAGCCAGCCTGGCGATAGGATCATCGCGTATGGTTTCCAGTTCAGCTCAACAGACACTGATTGCTCATTGGCAAGGAATTATGAAGAGTCTTGGAAGTTTCTTGAATGTTCTAAAAACAAATAAT GTTCCATTGGTTTTGGTGCGTAAAGTTTTCTCACAAATATTCTCGTTTGTGAATGTTCAGCTATGTAACag tctacttttgAGACGTGAGTGCTGTTCGTTTAGCAATGGTGAGTATGTGAAAGCGGGATTGGCTGAACTAGACCACTGGTGTTTTAACGCAACTGATGAG TATTCAGGTTCTGCTTGGGATGAACTCCACTGGCTGAAGTAG